The Arachis ipaensis cultivar K30076 chromosome B03, Araip1.1, whole genome shotgun sequence region TACTCCTGGCTATGGTCCATCAAGATCATGAGACACAAGCAACGGCTCACCGTGTCTTTTTGGTAGTTCTTATGCCAACCTTAGTTTCCCCTCGGGGCAGGCATGCTTGCTTCTAATAAGgcatcagatgttccaagaacaCTCTCTAGAGCAGTCTCTGTCTTTTCTTCTTCAGCTGCCATGTTTGAGAAGCTAAAATCGGATAAACATTCTTCAAATGAAAATTTAAGTCAATATAATAAGGAAAATAATGCTGGAGAGACTGAACCAACTAATGGTGTTGGCGAGTTCCTAAACAAATTGAAGTCGACTAATAATCATGTGCATCATGGGAATGGGAGTGGGAGTGGGAGTCAGCTAGCTACAGTGGATGAAAATAGTACAGATGATGACAATGGGAATTTGGTGAGTCTTGCATTGATGAGTATGTGTGTTTGAATTTAGTCCTGCATTTTAAACAAACTTCAAGTATCTCGAGTATGTTAGCTGTAATCTGGTTTATAATCATGGTTACTTGGTGATCTTCTTTTCACCTGAATGCAGGAAATTGCAGCTCTCAGGTTAAGTAGTCTTCAGATAAATCAATTGCTATCATCAATTTGGGTTCAGTCTATCTCTCCTATAAATTTGCCTGAAAATTATAAAGCCATTGCTCATACATACAGCTTGGTGTTGCTTTTTTCTAGAGCTAAGGTACTAACTGGACTCAGTTATATGATTGTAATATATAAGAGGTTTAAGGTTGTCTACATTATTATTGGCACTGTCATATTTTCTTCTATTCTCTCTTTTTAATGAGTAAGACTTCCTTTTCCTTTAAAATAACTTTGCAAATTTATTGCCTTCGCAGAATTCTTTTCAGGAAGCCCTAGTTTGGAGTTTTCAACTTGCTTTTTCTTTGTGGAAAATTTCTCTTAAAGAAGGTGAGTTTTCAGTCACACCTAATAGGTTATTTGGTATTTCTTAGAAAACTTGAGTTCTTAGTGGATAGCAAAATTATCTTTGAGATGTAGTGTTTCTTAAGCAGGTCTTTTCATGGTATTAATATTCTTGATAACTATTTTGTTAGAAACCGGATACATATGCCTCAGGAGTGGGTTTGAAAATTATGCCAAGAATGAATAAGTTCCTAGTTTTTATTGCAGGGTCATTGCCACCATCTCGACGGAGATCACTCTTTGCTTTAGCACTTTCGATGATTTTGTTTTCTTCAAAAGCCTACAAAATCAAATCTCTTGTTCCGAGTGCCAAGGAAACACATACAAAGAAATAGGTGAGATCTTCTTTTTACTGTTATGATAATTGAAAGAAACTTGTAATAGCAAACTGATCTTCTAACTCTCTCAAGATAAAAAAGTATTATTTTGCCTTAATGATTTCATTTTATGTATCCAGATTGATCCCTTCCTTCATTTAGTTGATGATCATAAGCTCCAAGCTTTCAGCACTGCATGTGATGGTTCGACCATTTACTATGGATCGAAAGAAGATGATTACAGGGCCTCAAATTTGCTTCCAGAGTTAATGACTCTTACATAGAAAACACAGGAATTCTTTGTTTCTGAAATCATCCAGAACCTGGAAGTGTTGGAAGACGTAACACTTTTACTTCTTGTGTTTAGATGCTCTTTAAAATTGAGTTGTTAAACTTATATTGAATCATCTTGATGCTTAACTTTACTAAAAGCAACGGATATCTGAGGACAAATATTTGAGACTTTTATGTAATTACATGATATTGAAATATTAAAgttgttgttttattttactttttaaagaaaaataaaaatagttatgtAGAATAATACCATATGCAATTATATTTGGAATTATTGAcattgagaattttttttatatatagagttatgtcttatattgagaaattgtgttataaaagatttagtttttaaattttgatattaaaaaataaatttctaatttgagagtatgtaaatgagatgaatgaatgatttgaaattaaaaataaataaataattaaataatttgtggaggttttaaactgccacaaaagtgatttaaaattgCCACAAAAGTCCAATATAAAACCTCCACTAAACACATACAAAACCTCCACTAaatagattgtggaggtttttaaaaactccCCACGAAAGATCTCGTGGCACTtcaaattttgggggttttagAAACCCCACAAATCATTTGGTTGGGGTTATAAACcttcacaaataaaaaaaaactgccacaaataaacaaaaatcttGTAGTGACATGGCAGTTACAACAAgtccattatcttttatttcagATTATTCTCAACGTTCACGTAAGTGGGTAAaagaatcaaaaattaaaatgaaattataTATAAACAATTATTCGCATTACGttgttattaatttattcaaaaagtaattaaaaattGAAGTTGTTTAATTTGGCTTTATTTTCTATTTGATTCGAATTTGGTCAGTAATAAAATAcgacatatatacatatatatacatatatagattgTGATCATACACTATAGATTAATAAACATAACCTACCTTACCATACATATGATTATATACATGAGAttacttaaaatatttaaaatatatatcatGTAAAAAACAGTTTTGACAAAACAAATGTATTATGTGGAAAATAATTAATACTAATTCTTCTATTTTTGTTCGGCAAATAATTTATGAATGGAACCAAAAATGGTGTTATGTAAGGTTATTGTAACATGGCGTGTTATCCCGAAATGTGGATCTGCCAAGAACAGGCTCTGAAAAACGCAACTTGTGTTTTATTCATGAATAAAAATGAAACCAATGCATGGATAGGACGTGTATCTGctgttgggaataatacaccattctcccttgagaaaatatttttcacagagaaataaaatagacacaatcacaacataagaatttaacgtggaaaaccccaaTTACTGGAGAGAAAAACTACgaccgttgtcaaatgacaaccagagaatatcactatgtgaaaattgttacaacacatagacttctttctctctaacaccggcaccccagtacacccacactctcaaagTAAATATTTAACTAcgcctcacaacactctctaatcaaagagaatagaagaaaagaaaagtcagatacaagctttaagtgtttccgactggtgcaaaaaatatggagaacttagcctcatatttatagcctaggccacccactccattttctatcctaagcaatgtgggactaattcaaccaaatcctaacatcTGCTGCACACTGAAAAACGCAAGTTACGTTTTATTCATGAACAGAAATGAAACCAATGCATGGATAGTACGTGTCTTGGTCAACCTGCAAGCTGCACTCCACAATCGCAACTTGCGATTGTCAGTGACCCTTGCTGCATGTTCGATGCGTGTTCGTTGAATGGGTTTGGAGAGGGCTTTAAAAATGCAAAGTTCCAAACGCAGATGGAGAGGAGGGAGAGTGTAACGAAGAGAGTTGAAGCTATGGTGGAAGAGCATAGCAGTGTCGCCTgtgggaggaagaagaagaaataatagGCTGGGTTtaagtttatgaaaaaaaaaaaatggttcGTGATTTTACGTTACCTGAAGAACACATTATTGAGTATTTGGATCATCCTCAATgggtaatattttttcttttaattttatgataaataaatatatttatttttaatttatttttttatttaaatagtgttatttttattattactgTTGATCCGCCGGATACCTTTAATGAGAGAGCTGCAGAGGCACTAGCATTAACTGGGTTTCAACACGTTTCGCGAATTGGTGAAATGAGAGGTCATTCTGCACTCTTAAGTGCCTTGGTGGAACGATGGAGGCCAGAAACCCACACGTCCCACCTTCCAGTGGGTGAAGTGACGGTGACGCTGGAAGACGTGATACATATACTTGGCCTCCAGGTTAACGGAGAACCCGTCAAGGGTAGATTGGATAGCAGTTACCAGTTTTTGGTGGATAACTGCGTCGCTTGTTTTGGTCGGCAACTGGGTCCGAACGATCACGTGTTGGGCAAGGTAAATCTCCATTGGGTTCGGCAGTGCAGAGACAGTGAACCGTGTGACACGCAGGAGTCTATTGAGTGGTACGTCAGGGCTCACATTTTCTGCGTGCTTGGTACAGTGGTGTTTCCAGATAAGTCCACCGCGTCTTTGAACTCGAAGTTTTTGCCTCTACTTCGGGATTTTTATCAGATCTCACGATACAGTTGGGGGACAGCTAGTCTGGCACATCTATACAGATCGTTGTGTCGTGCATCGCGGTACAACTGTAAAGAGATGGATGGGCCACTGATTTTACTTTTTGTTTGGGCGTGGGAGCGTATGCCGTTCATGGCCCCTATACCGCGCAATCAGCTTCTCGATATTGGTGTTCCACTTGCGCGACGGTATTGTACTTtactgttattattattaatattattattattattattattattattattattattattattattattattattattattataattgttgttgttgtagtagttgttgttgttgttgaggtCATCCTACTTGTGCTTAGGTGGAGTCATTGGCGCCGGCATACAAGATATACACGGAGGTCTACAGCGCAGTTTAGGTGAGGACTCGATGACATGGGAGTCAACGATGTAAGTTTTAACCATTTAGGTTAGCGTCTTTGTTAAGAAAAATAATGTTACGAATAGGTCTCGTGGTTACTAGTGTGCAGTTTACATGGCAGCCGTATATCGAAGTGGATGTTTCGGTCGACCTCGGCCTAAATTTGTTTATGTGCTCCACGAAGTCGCCGTTAGTGTCGTTCGAATGTATAGAATGGCACCCAACAGATCGAGTTCGTCGACAATTCGGGTTGCAGCAGCTTCCACGAGACCGGCATTTTAGATCGGTAGTGCTCATTGCAGGCGTTTGAGCGGTGCCCGGCATCATGACTGGAGAGACTGGACTAAGGAATGGCTTGACATGTGGCGTTCTGGCTGCTATGATACACTACAGGTAGGGGAGGAGATTGTCGACTTCCATCCCCTCCCATTGTACTATGACTGGTACACACAGCAATACGGGGGTCACCTACGACTGTCAGATAGAGTTGCAGGTGAAGAGGCTGACGCGAATGCATAGCAAGAAGGTCCACCACAAGCAGCTGGACCTCAGCATCAGGAACCGGCCTATGATCAAGGGTTTCAGGTATCGTTAAGGTTTATTGGTGTTAATATTACCATTGTTAATTATAAgcttgagtaaagtatcgtttttgtcctcaacgtttggggtaagtcctatttgtgtccctaacgtttaaatcgttctatttgtatccctaacgtttataaaattgattcaacgttatcctactatcaattatactaacaaatcagattatatttttcaattattctcacttggatgtattcattctcaattaggcctcacttggatgtgttcaattttaatattataccaactatttgtgtttagatttaattttgtccctagaaaagtgaattatgtaaatgtataggaattagtttcaacttttgatgagctatttttcagaGTGGATCATTGATTTTAtgccagacatttgt contains the following coding sequences:
- the LOC107630705 gene encoding uncharacterized protein LOC107630705 — its product is MLASNKASDVPRTLSRAVSVFSSSAAMFEKLKSDKHSSNENLSQYNKENNAGETEPTNGVGEFLNKLKSTNNHVHHGNGSGSGSQLATVDENSTDDDNGNLEIAALRLSSLQINQLLSSIWVQSISPINLPENYKAIAHTYSLVLLFSRAKNSFQEALVWSFQLAFSLWKISLKEGSLPPSRRRSLFALALSMILFSSKAYKIKSLVPSAKETHTKK